A genomic window from Triticum urartu cultivar G1812 chromosome 7, Tu2.1, whole genome shotgun sequence includes:
- the LOC125521070 gene encoding uncharacterized protein LOC125521070, which produces MHTWLVTSRAAIAGGWLAGWTGVRDADVLQPYISGKTLAKMCACQDSCSSRLIAGADGRWMPARIRRPQPRHPQGGAATITYPTMGQQQFMMFCISLSLLRKKQYLKKQTTCFLVVKH; this is translated from the exons ATGCATACGTGGTTGGTGACCTCGCGTGCCGCCATTGCCGGAGGCTGGCTGGCTGGATGGACGGGCGTCCGCGATGCCGATGTTTTGCAGCCTTACATCTCAG GGAAGACGCTTGCTAAAATGTGTGCATGCCAAGATTCCTGCAGTTCCAGACTGATTG CTGGTGCGGATGggaggtggatgcccgcacgGATCCGGCGTCCCCAACCTCGGCATCCACAAGGAGGAGCGGCGACAATTACATACCCAACCATGGGGCAGCAGCAATTCATG ATGTTTTGCATCAGCCTGTCATTGCTAAGGAAGAAGCAGTACTTGAAGAAGCAGACTACATGTTTTCTTGTTGTGAAGCACTAG